The DNA sequence TCCATCAACGCCTACATCCAGCGCAACGACCCCGACGCCGCCGGATCCTACCTCACCCGCTTCGCCCGCGTGATGCGCTCGGTGCTCGAGAACAGCCGCCACGCCACCGTGCCCCTGCACGACGACCTGGAGACCCTGCGCGGCTACATGGACCTCGAACGCCGACGCCTGCAGGAGAAGTTCGACTTCACCATTCACGTGCACCCCGACATCGACCCGCAGGAGGTGCAGGTGCCGCCCCTGGTGGTGCAGCCCTTTGTGGAGAACGCCATCTGGCACGGCGTCACCCACATGGAGGGCAAGGGCCACATCACCCTCACCGTGGAGCCGCGCGGTGGCCAGCTTCTGTGGATCATCGAGGACGATGGTGTGGGGCGCCACGCCCCGAAGGCCACCGCACCCGAACAGCCCACCAAGAAGACCTCCCTGGGCACGGCCATCACCCGTAGTCGGCTTGATCTGGTGCAGAAGCAGCACGGCGGCTACGCCGGCTTCCGCTATGTGGACCGCCCCACCGGCACCCGCGTGGAGGTGGAGATGCCGTTGTTGCGGGATGGGTAGCGGTTGAACGCCCCTCCCCACACGTCCTCACGAGCCCGGCTCTGCGGGCGAAGCGATCTCCCCTCCTCACACCGTCATCGCGAGCCCGGCTCAGCGGGCGAAGCGATCTCCCCGGAAGTGCTCTGATCATTGGCCCGGGAGACCGCCACGGCGCACAGCGCACTCCCACGCAGCGCAGCGACGGGTTGGAACTGCTCCGCGTGCTCCCTCCCGCCACTTGCGCCCTCCCCCCCGCCACCTGCTCGCCGGGGCTCACCCACCCCCTGCCCCTGGGGCTTGCTTTGGGTCACCAACGACACGGAACCCCCAACGCCCAAGGCCATGACCATCACCGCCACCCTCCGCCAGCTCGCCCTCGCCGCCACCCTGTGCACAGCCGCGGTCCACGCCGAGGAGGCCCGCATCCTCCGCATCGACGGCAAGGTGCTGAGCAGCGAAGCCCTCACGGGCGCCACCCTGACGGTGTTGCAGGACGGCGCGGCCTTCACCCGCATGGACCAGGGCCTGGTGCAGTTCCAGCTGGACCTGCCCCTGGGCCACGAATACCGCCTGAGCTTCGAGCGGCCGGGCACCATCGCCAAGGAGCTGGTGTTCGATACCCGTCTTCCGGGCGATGTGCAGCCCCGCAAGGACTTCCTGTTCCACTTCCAAGTGAGCCTGCTGGCCCAGCCGGCCGAGGGTCCGATGCGCTACGACGGTCCGGTGGGCCTCATCGCCTTCAACAGCAAGGAAGGCGACTTCGGCTACGAGCACCTGCGCACGGCCCGCCTGGTGCCTGCGGAAAGCCCTGCCGCCGCCCCGGTGAAGCGCGTGCGCCGCGAGGCCGCCCCTTCGTGGATCCCACGATGGAGCTGGCCGCCTGGGTGGAGACCCAACGCGCCGAGGCCAAGCAGTGAACCCCTTGACGCCCAGCCACCGTATGACGCCCCGAAGCCGATCCGCCACGCCCATGCACCCCTTCCTGGAGACCCTCAAGCGCCGCATCGCCCGCAGCGGTCCTGGCTGGCCGTGGAGCCGCTCCACGGCGAACGCCGACCCCTCGATCCCGCCCTTCAGCGTGATCCGCAAGGCGCTCGACGACCTGGACCGGGATGACTGGCGGCCCCGGTCAGTGTCCGGTCCGCTGCAGGTGCGCGGCCAGGTGGAAGGCCTCAACGACCATCCCTGCGCGGTGAGCATCGTGCTCAACGAACGGCTTGCGCAGGTGATCGATACCGACGACGAGGGCCGTTTCGCGCTGCAGCTGCCGGAGGATGTCGCCATCCGCCTGGTGCTGGTGCAACCGGGCCACCTGCCGCGCATGATCGAGATCCGCCCCTGGGAGGACCGCCCCGCGGCCGACCATGGCAAGCCGCTGCCGATCCCCCTGCATGTGATCCTCACCCCGCGGGACGGCACGGCCGTGAAGCCCATGGCCGAGCGGATCACCCTGCTGGACCGCCACGGACGGCTGCTGGTGGAATGGGACCGGGCCCGCGGGGTGCGCGAGAGCGGTCCCCACCCGGCTCCGCTGCTCCGCCGCGCGGTCTAGCGACCCGGCCCGCCTGCCGGTGCCTCCGGCGAAGGCCAAGCTGCTGCCTCGCATCGCCGCAGCCTTGGCAATGGCGAGCCCCTGCTCCTGGCCCCTGCTTCGCCTGCCGAAGCCTTCGGCGAAGGCACGGCTCCTGCTTCCTCAACGTCCTCTGCGCCTCTGCGTGAGGCCCTTCGCTGCTCCCTCCCGCCACTTGCTCCCTGTCCCCCACCACCTGCTCGGCGGGGCTCACGCTCCCCCTGCCTCCGGGCCTTGCTTTGGGTCACCAACGAACCCCGACCCACGCCATGAACCGCCTCGCCACCCTCCGCAGCCTCCTGGTCCTCATCAGCCTCATCACCCTGGCCCAGGGCAGCTTCGCCGCCGCCCTACGCAAGGCCGCCAAGGGCAAGCCGGTGCGCACCGAGCGCCGCATGGTGGCCCCCTTCGTGGACCCCACCATGGACCTGGCCGCCTGGACCGAGCAGCAGCGGGCCGCCCAGGTCGCCACGGTGCGCATGGCCAAGTGAGCGCCTCGGCCGACCCGATCCGAAAGCCCCGATGAGGGGCTTTTCCGGTTCCTGGTGCCACCCGTCCGCTCGTGCTACCTTGCCCGCCTCAACTGAGCGACCATGAGCACCCTCACCGCCGTCATCGTGGACGACGAGCAACACTGCCGCGATGCCCTCAGCGGCCTGCTGCAGCGCAAGCATCCGGAGATCGAACTGCTGGGCATGGCCACCAACGTGCCTGAGGGCATCGACCTGCTGAGCAAGGTGAAGCCGAAGGTGCTGTTCCTGGACATCGAAATGGGCAAGCAGACGGGCTTCGACCTGCTGCAGGCCATCGGTCCGGACCGGCCGCACGTGATCTTCACCACGGCGCACGAAGGCTACGCGGTGAAGGCCATCCGCTTCAGCGCGTTGGACTACCTGCTGAAGCCGGTGGACGCGGAGGAGCTGGCCACGGCCATCGGCAAGGTGCGGCAGGAGGAACGCACGCCGCAGAGCCCCGACCAGTTCATGGCCCTGCTGAAGAACCTGACCCGTCCCGCCGGGGCTGACAAGCGCATCGCCCTGCCCGTGGCGGACGGCCTGGAGATGGTGGACGTGGACGACATCATGTACTGCGAGAGCGACAGCAATTACACGGTGGTGCACCAGAAGGACAAGAAGCGCCTGGTGATCAGCCGCACGCTGAAGGAGTTCGAGGACATGCTGGACCCCGCCCAGTTCGTGCGGGTGCACCACAGCTACCTCATCAATGTGAAGCACGTGAAGAAGTACATCCGGGGCGAGGGCGGCGAGGTGATCATGACCGATGGCACGAACGTGGCGGTGAGCCGACGCAAGAAGCAGGAGTTGATGGACAACCTGGCCAAGCTGTAGCACACCCCGGAACGGGGAGCACGCAAAGGGGCGCCCGAGGGCGCCCCTTTCCTGTTCCGTGGTGGGTGGATCAGCCGGCCAGGAGGCGCTTCACGAGCGCCGCAATGGTCCCGCCATCGGCCCTTCCCGCAAGCTGCTTGTTCGCTTCGCCCATCACGCGGCCCATGTCCTTCATGCCGCTGGCGCCTGTGGCGGCGATCACGGCGCGCACGGCGTCCTCGAGCTCCGCGTCGCTGAGCCGGGCGGGCAGGTAGGCCTCGATCACGCGGGCCTGCGCCTCCTCCTCACCGGCCAGGTCGGTGCGGCCCTGCTGGTGGAAGATGGAGGCCGCCTCCGCACGCTGCTTGTGAAGCTTCTGCAGGATGCGAAGTCCCGCCTCATCACTGATCCCGGCCGTACCTCCGCCCTCCTTGGTGAGCTCCAGCAGGATCGCGCTCTTGATCGCCCGCAGGGCGTTCAGCCGGTCCTTGTCACGGGCCAGCATCGCAGCCTTGATGTCCGCGTCGATGCGTTGTTGGAAGTCCATGCGCTCAGGCTTCAGTCCACGTTGTCGTGCAGGAACGGGTTGTTGCGCCTGAGCTCCACACGACGCTCGCCGTTCTCGTCCTGGTCCTCGGTCAGCGTGTATCGGCTGACGTTGCTGTCGGTGCTGCGGGGCCCTTCACTCAGGGCGATGCGCTTGCGCACATAGGCCGGCTCGCGCTCCATGTCGTTGATCCCGTTGGGCGAACGCAGGCGCATGGTCATCTCGCGCATCCGCATGAGGCGCTCCTCGACGCGGGCCTGATGTTCGGCCGGGTCGAGACGGGGCTGTGCCGGCTCGCTGGCGGCCGGCGGCGGGGTGGCCGGCGCGGCGGTCGCGTCGTACAGGTCGTGGCGCACCTTTCCCTCCACCGGCGGCGTCACCTCGAGCTCCACGGTGCGCTCGTTCACCGGTGCCGCGGGCCGTGCCGGTTCGTGGCCCATGGGATCATGCTGCGGCGCAGCGGGCTTCAGGTAGGGCTCGAACGGGGTGTCGACCGGCGCGTCCTTGACCTCCCGCAGTGCGGTGGGCTGGGCGGTGGCGACCGGGTTGCTGATCGGCTGTGTGATCATGGTGGGCACATCGGCGTCGAGCGGGATCACCTTGCGCGCCTCGGGCACGTGGCCCACGGCGCCCGTTTCCGGGTTCACCTGGAAACCCGTGGCGATCACGGTCACGCGCAGCCGCTCACCGAGGCTCTCCTCGCGGCAGTAGCCCCAGATCACATCGGCGCTGCTGCCGGCCGCATCCTGGATGTGGTCGGTGATCTCACTGATCTCGTCCATCAGCACCTCGCGGGCGCCGTGCGTGATGTTGAGCAGCACGAACTTGGCCCCCTTGATGTCGTTGTCGTTGAGCAGTGGCGAGGCCAGGGCCTCCTGGGCGGCGCGCAGGGCGCGGTCCTCTCCTTCCGCCTCGGCCATGCCCATGATCGCGGCACCGCTGTTGGTCATCACGGTCTTCACGTCCTCGAAGTCCACGTTCACCTTGCCGGTCATGGTGATGATCTCGGCGATGCCCCGGGCGGCGGTGGTGAGCACGTTGTCGGCATGGCCGAAGGCGTTGTCCAGGCTGAGGTTGCCGAAGAGGTCGCGCAGGCGGTCGTTGTTGATCACCAGCAACGTATCCACCGATCGGCGCAGGTCGTCGATGCCGCTCACGGCCTGGAGCTTGCGCTTGCGGCCCTCCCACTGGAAGGGCATGGTGACGATGCCCACGGTGAGGATGCCGAGCTCGCGGGCGATGCTGGCGATCACCGGTGCGGCGCCCGTTCCGGTGCCACCGCCCATGCCGGCGGTGATGAAGACCATCTTGGTGCGCGCGCTCAGCAGGTGGCGGAGCTCGTCGAGGTTCTCCTGGGCGGCGTCCTTGCCGCGCTCGGGGATGGAGCCGGCGCCGAGGCCGTCGGTGAGCGCGGGGCCGAGCTGCACCTTCACAGGCACCGGGCTGATGTCAAGCGCCTGCTTGTCGGTGTTGCAGATGATGAAGTCGACGCCCTTGATGCCCTGGGCGTACATGTGGTTCACGGCGTTGCTGCCGCCGCCCCCCACGCCGATCACCTTGATGATGGAGGAGAGCTCTCGGGGAAGGTCGAATTTCATGTCGTTGAGGATTGGAGAGTGGAACTGCGGTGGCGGGGATGCGGTCTAGATGTCGTCGTCGCTGAGGATCTCGGAGGCGCCCTTGATCACCTTGTCGAAGAAGCTGCCCACGCGGCTGCCCTGGCTGTGGCCCTTCACCTTGGGGGCCTGTGCAGGCTGGCCGCCCTGCTTGGCGCGCTGGCGGTGCAGGAAATCGAAGCCCTTCATCACCAGGCCCACGCCGGTGGCGAACAGGGGGCTGGTCACCTGCTCGACATTGCTCTTGGCCAGATGTTCATTGGGGTATCCGATACGGGCGGTCATGCCGGTGATATACTCCACGAGCTGGCGCAGGTGCTTGAGCTGGGCACCACCACCGGTGAGGACGACGCCGGCGATGAGCTGCTTCTCCAGCCCGCTGTTCTTGATCTCGAAGTGCACGTGCTCGAGGATCTCCTCCATGCGGCTCTGGATCACCTCGGCGAGCATGCGCAGGCTGATCTCCTTGGGGTCGCGGCCGCGCAGACCGGGGATGCAGACCACCTCGTTGTCCTTGTTCTCCGCGGCGAGCGCACTGCCGAACTTCACCTTCAGCAGCTCGGCCTGCTCGCGCATCACGCCGCAGCCCTGGCGGATGTCCTCGGTGATCACGTTGCCGCCGAAGGGGATCACGGCCGTGTGGCGGATGATGCCGTCGTAGAAGATGGCGATGTCCGTCGTGCCGCCACCGATGTCGACGAGCACCACGCCCGCCTCCTTCTCCTCGGCGCTCAGCACGGCGTCCGCGCTGGCGAGCGGTTCCAGGATGAGCTCGGTGACATCCAGCCCGGCGCGATGCACGCACTTGTTGATGTTGCGTGCGGCGGTGACCTGCCCGCTGATGATGTGGAAGTTGGCCTCGAGCCGCACACCGCTCATGCCGATCGGGTCGCGGATGCCCTGCTCACCATCGACGATGTACTCCTGGGGCAGCACGTGGATGATCTCCTCGCCGGGCGGCATCACCAGCTTGTACATGTCGTCGATCAGCAGGTCGATGTCCAGCTGGCGGATCTCCTCCTCCAGGCTCTGGCGCGTGATCATGCCGCGGTGGTGCATGCTGCGGATGTGCTGCCCGGCGATGCCCACGTTCACCGTGCCGATCTCCACGTTGGCGTTGGCCTCGGCCTCCTTCACGGCGGCCATGATCGAGTCCACGGTCTTCTGGATGTTGGCCACCATGCCACGGCTCACCCCTTCGGAGCGGCTTCGGCCCATGCCGAGGATCTCGATCTTTCCCTGGTCGTTCCTGCGCCCGACGATGCAGGCGATCTTGGTGGTGCCGATGTCCAATCCGGCCACGATCTCTTGTTGGTCCATGTGTACAGCGTGTTAGGGCGTTGAGCGTTGGGTGCAGACGACCTGCCCGTCGAAGCGCAGGTCGATGATGGCATGTCGGCGCCAGTCGGTCTGATCGATGCCCTGGCGGTAGAAGAGGCGGAGCTTCGCGAAGCGTGGTTCGAGGCGGTCGGCACCACCGATGCGGATGCGCTGACCGCCCACCCGGGGCACCAGCTCGAACTCGCCTTCGGGCGTGACGATGATCTGGTCGATGAGGGCGGCCCAGAAGGGGTCCTGGTGCAGGAAGGTGGCGATCCGATGCACCTCGGGCAGGTGCGATGCGGCGATCAGGCTGTCGGTGGCATGCAGGTCGATCACGCGATCCGCCGCCCCGTCGAGATGCACCGCGCCCAGGGCCACGGGCACACGCGCCGTGTGCTGCGCGCTCAGGGGCATGGTGTGACCCTCCGCATCGAGGTAATAGCCGCGGCCATCCCGGTCCAGCACGCGCACGATGGGCTCGCGCTGCTCCACCCGGACGTGCAGGATCCCGTCCAACGTGTGGTAGGCCTCCACGGCGCTCACCCAGGGCACTGCGCGCAGCCGCTCCTCGATCGCCTCCAGGTCCATCTCGGCCAGGGGCACGCCCACCACCTCCCCGCCCATGCCCAGCACCTGCTCGCGAACCTGCTGCGGGGTGATGAACCGCGCATCATCCACTTCGCGCACATCGATGGCGAGGTCCTGCACAGGCCGGCGGTCGGCGGTGCGCTCCACGAATCCCAGGGCCACCACGACCAGGGCTGCGGTGGCGGCGAGCAGCAGGGGACGGACGATGGCGCGCGGAGCGTTCATGCGGCAACGGGGTGTTGGAGGACGGCGGCGATGCGGGGCACGAGCCTGTCGATGTCGCCGGCACC is a window from the Flavobacteriales bacterium genome containing:
- a CDS encoding response regulator transcription factor — protein: MSTLTAVIVDDEQHCRDALSGLLQRKHPEIELLGMATNVPEGIDLLSKVKPKVLFLDIEMGKQTGFDLLQAIGPDRPHVIFTTAHEGYAVKAIRFSALDYLLKPVDAEELATAIGKVRQEERTPQSPDQFMALLKNLTRPAGADKRIALPVADGLEMVDVDDIMYCESDSNYTVVHQKDKKRLVISRTLKEFEDMLDPAQFVRVHHSYLINVKHVKKYIRGEGGEVIMTDGTNVAVSRRKKQELMDNLAKL
- a CDS encoding GatB/YqeY domain-containing protein is translated as MDFQQRIDADIKAAMLARDKDRLNALRAIKSAILLELTKEGGGTAGISDEAGLRILQKLHKQRAEAASIFHQQGRTDLAGEEEAQARVIEAYLPARLSDAELEDAVRAVIAATGASGMKDMGRVMGEANKQLAGRADGGTIAALVKRLLAG
- the ftsZ gene encoding cell division protein FtsZ; protein product: MKFDLPRELSSIIKVIGVGGGGSNAVNHMYAQGIKGVDFIICNTDKQALDISPVPVKVQLGPALTDGLGAGSIPERGKDAAQENLDELRHLLSARTKMVFITAGMGGGTGTGAAPVIASIARELGILTVGIVTMPFQWEGRKRKLQAVSGIDDLRRSVDTLLVINNDRLRDLFGNLSLDNAFGHADNVLTTAARGIAEIITMTGKVNVDFEDVKTVMTNSGAAIMGMAEAEGEDRALRAAQEALASPLLNDNDIKGAKFVLLNITHGAREVLMDEISEITDHIQDAAGSSADVIWGYCREESLGERLRVTVIATGFQVNPETGAVGHVPEARKVIPLDADVPTMITQPISNPVATAQPTALREVKDAPVDTPFEPYLKPAAPQHDPMGHEPARPAAPVNERTVELEVTPPVEGKVRHDLYDATAAPATPPPAASEPAQPRLDPAEHQARVEERLMRMREMTMRLRSPNGINDMEREPAYVRKRIALSEGPRSTDSNVSRYTLTEDQDENGERRVELRRNNPFLHDNVD
- the ftsA gene encoding cell division protein FtsA; this translates as MDQQEIVAGLDIGTTKIACIVGRRNDQGKIEILGMGRSRSEGVSRGMVANIQKTVDSIMAAVKEAEANANVEIGTVNVGIAGQHIRSMHHRGMITRQSLEEEIRQLDIDLLIDDMYKLVMPPGEEIIHVLPQEYIVDGEQGIRDPIGMSGVRLEANFHIISGQVTAARNINKCVHRAGLDVTELILEPLASADAVLSAEEKEAGVVLVDIGGGTTDIAIFYDGIIRHTAVIPFGGNVITEDIRQGCGVMREQAELLKVKFGSALAAENKDNEVVCIPGLRGRDPKEISLRMLAEVIQSRMEEILEHVHFEIKNSGLEKQLIAGVVLTGGGAQLKHLRQLVEYITGMTARIGYPNEHLAKSNVEQVTSPLFATGVGLVMKGFDFLHRQRAKQGGQPAQAPKVKGHSQGSRVGSFFDKVIKGASEILSDDDI